The nucleotide window TCATGGGGTGGGATACAGGGAAGAGGTCTCCAAAGAGagactcccacccccaccccctaaGAATTTAGCTTTTGCAACTGAAAGGAACAGAATCAGGAAACAGtaaaggaagaaagggataaaaGACAGTTGAGCTGATACTGAGTGATGGTAAAGGCCTAAGAAACAggtctttctgttttattcattgtttactctgtgccaagcactgtgtatatatcattttatttgtgtcattttatGTAATCTTCACTCTATCCTTGTGAGACATGTTTTATtgtctctattttacaaatgaggaaacagatttaGAGAGGCCAAATAACTGATGAAGGTCATTCTGTACCAGAACCAGGATTGAACCACATTCTCCTCTTATCTGTTGTATCATAATGCCTCCATTAAGCCTTTTACCACTTGACACCCTTAGGGTCTCCAGCTTCCTCAGGGCAGACAGGTCAAACCTCTACACTTGGCTTTATGGCCTCTCCACTAGACTGAGAGTCAAGTCTTAATTCTGCTATTTGCTATTTAACTGTTTAGAGCCTGTTTCCACATTATAGTTCAACAGACAATTGATCTAGCTAGACAGTTGCCAAGTTCAGAGGATGCTCCAGGTCCAGGAGAGGCAAGAGAATTacaaaaaagctgaaaatagtTGAGTAAGCAGGAAGAGAGATGAAAGGACATCTGAATGAGGTGACAGAAATGGATTAGAAAATGTACTGGAAGGAGCAttgggaaagggagagaaatgaagctaaaaagaagagaaacaccTATAGGAGGTAAATGAGGTAGTCTGGCTTAGGAGTCCTGAGGGATTCACTCACCAGACTTGCAGTTTGATCTTTTTCCCCTCTATATCCACAGTGCGGATCTTGAAATCAATTCCTAGAGGTGGAGAGTGTACACTGAAATTGAGACATGCATATACATGCATGTAAAAGTGTGTGGTGAGAGGGACAGGAATGGAGCAGTGGCAGTGCCAGAAATTCTGCAGGGCAGGCACTTGGGAAGTAATCTTGTAGGAAGTGTAAAACTAGGGGGATTTTCTCAAAGCTGTATTTGTATAGCAAGCATATTGTTTTTACTTAGATTTTACAGGCTTTGTAGGGGAGAAGGTGATGAAAATTCTGCAAGGAGGCTTAAGGCCTCTAAGGCATTTGTATTGGGTCCGCTTAGCCATGCCAGCTGACAACTCTCTCAATTCAATCTGTCTCCCCCAAAATATTACTTtcagattcctttttctttctgttttcttagaACCCTCTACTCCCAGTTCTCCCACCTACCCTCCTGGCCCTACAGGGTAAAGAGCAAGGAAAAAGGTAACTGATGACAGTCTATGTGAATTAACTAGTAGGCCAGGCTTGGAAACAAGAAAATTTGAGGCTAAACAAGATTCCCCCACGACTGAATTAGGAGAGAGGagcatttttctctcctctttctaacCAGAATGTCTTGATACTCTCCTTGTCTTATTTCCCAGGCCAGAGGAGATTAAGAATGatgagaggggggcttccctggtggcacagtgattaagaatccacctgccaatgcaggggacatgggtttgagccctggcccgggaagatcccacatgccgcagagcaacaaagcccgtgcaccgcaactactgagcctgtgctctagagcccgtgtgccacaactactgagcccgagtgccacagctactgaagtccgcgcacctagagcccatgctctgcaacaggagaagccaccgcagtgagaagcctgtgcacctcaaggaagagtagccctgctcgccgcaactagagaaaggccgtgcgcagcaacaaagacccaacacagccgaaaataaataaataaaataaataaattttttaaaaaaatgatgagggggaggaggggagacaaCGTTCTTAGTGGAAACTTGTGCACCTCCCTCAAGCCTGAGGAGGCTGAGTCACCAGGCTGACTCAGAGACCCCAAAAGTCCCCTCACTCTGTCTTCCTCACCAGGCTGACTGCATATTCCTGATCACAGTCCTTGGGCCACTCTCCAGCATACCCAGCCACTCTGTTCCATCTTCCCCAACCCCTATTAAGTTGAGGGGCAGGGAGACTGCAAAGTAGATGGTAAGGTGGGAATGTAATGGGAGAGTATGCAAACTCAGTGGGACAGAAAGAGGCTGGCAGAATTGGGAGACAGATGTTCAGGGAGAGGGGATACAGGAAATGTGGAGAGTGGATCAAGAGTTCTaggtggatgggggtgggggaagaggagcTGAGAGGGAAATAAAGAAGGGTTCATGTGGTTTTGGGGAGACAAGGGAAACAGGTGGTACCAAGAAAATAAGGGGCTGGCACAACTGAGGAGTAACCTGGAGGTCTCAGAGAGGTTAGAGGTTTGGGTACTATCCGGAGACATGTAAGGGGGATGGGTCTGAGACGGGGTTCAGGGACTGGAGTTCAGAAGCCTGACTCTAAGGGGACTTAAAAGTGGGCCACAAGTAATCCAAGAGCCTGAGGATGAGGGCATGGGGGAGTCGGGGATCTAGGGTATGGCCAGTGGGCTCACCGATGGTGGAGATGTAAGTGTTGTTGAAGTTGTCCTCTGCAAAGCGAATGATCAGACAAGTCTTGCCCACCCCTGAGTCCCCGATCAGCAGCAACTTGAAGAGGTGGTCGTAGGCTTTGGCCATGGCGGACACTGGGGGTGCCGGGAGAGGTGTGGGGAAGCGCTGTGCACGGGTAGGCGGGATTGGAGGGTTGGCAAACAGAGCAGCCCCGGAGCCCAGGCCAGgaagttttcctccctctccGCCCAGGCTCCGGGAAAAAGGAGAGGCGGCACTCCTCTGGGCCCCACCCCCTGCCCGCCCACCCCTTTCTGCTGGCCAAGGAGGCCAGCCCAGACTTCGGCTCTCTGGGCTTTCCCTTCCCAGCCAACACTGGCCTGTCTCCCTAGCCATTTCCCATAGCTTTTTGCTTACTATCgtcccccttttaaaaaaaaaaaaaaattatttatttatttacttattttatttttggctgtgttgggtctttgttgctgcgcgcgggctttctctggttgcagcgagcgggggctactcttcgttgcagtgcgcgggcttctcattgcggtggcttctcttgttacaggctctaggcgcgtgggcttccgtagttgtggcacgcgggctcaggagttgtggcacacgggcttagttgctctgcggcatgtgggatctcctggaccagggttcgaacccgtgtccccttcactggcagatggattcttaaccactgcgccaccagggaagcccccgtcccCCCTCTTTTGACTTCACTCTTCCAGTCTGAAGCCAGAGACGCTGGGGTGATGTGAAGTAGAAGTTTAATCAAAATGACCAGGGGAAGAGGAATTTTAGAGGAATTAAGGGAAAGGGAAGTTTGGGGGAATAAGGGTGAAGGCCAGGACAGCACTGGGAGTTGCCAAAAATTGGGGACTGATTTTTGGAGGGGCGACTCAGGGAAAACAGAATCCTTCTGGGGCAGTTCTAGAATTCTGGTGTTAGTGTCCCAAGCCCTTAGTTTTAGAATCCCAATTCCTTTTGAAAAAAGCGGGATGCCTGGAGTTGGTGGCTATTCGTTGAGTcagtctgccccctggtggaacagagtgaaaattaaaagtaattacaCTATAGAAATCatcacatagacacacacacacacacacacacagagacacacacacagacacacacacacacacacacacgcagacttCACCTAGATACATTCTGGAGCTTCATTTTGAACAGTCTTTCTTCTGGGACCCTGTGTGTGAATTCTCTGACATGCCAGCTCAGGAAGACAGAGATTGGGACTACAAATGTCTGGTCTCGTTCTTTTCATGAGATCTGGATCTTTTAACACAGCCCTGAGACAGTACTCCTGACACCCCACTGAACAGACTGTGAATGTGTAGCCTTGGCAACCAGGAAGCTGAAATATGGAGAACACAGctataaagaaacaaatttatcTTTGCCTTTGGAAAAAATTACTCAAAATATCTGCTTTTCTAATAGCAGATCAGTAGAATAGTTTCTGTATAAGGATAGCGTACTGGTTGTGAGAAGGCATCTCTTGTCACTTTACTTATCCTCCGTTACCTTGTGTGCCAATGTTCGTCCTTTCTCAAACACAACTATTCAATCCCCTTTTGTCCTTTATCTCACCAGCCATTATGTCTTCAAGCTGTATTACAAACCTTGAGTGTCCTCTATTTCTCGCTGGCCAAACCATCTCTCTCCAGCCCTTTAAATTACTCTTCAATGTTCATGGATTGTTCTGATAAAAATCcatcaattctttttcatttcattttattttgtctggATCTGGACTCTTCATACCCagcaatatattttctttttcacctctCTAAATTGTACTTATGCTGCTGTATACGTGCTTTCACTGGAGCCTCATCTCCATAGTACTCTCCCCCTAGCTCTCTGAGCTTCTGCAACAATGTCTTCCCCCCCCCCCTCAATTTTGGCAGGTTCATTCGGTCTCTGGTTTTATATTCACAAGCTCTTCCCTCAGCCTAGAATTCTATTCCCCCAAACTGCTGCTTGGTTGATTCCTTGTCTTTCAGatttcagcttaaatgtcacttcctcagaggtTTTTCTCACCCGTCAGTAGTGTGCTGGAACCAATCCTTAGTGGCTCATGAGAACAGATTGTGCTTATCTCTTTCCAAATCCGTGTTTAATGATATCACATTGATAGTCTGAAATTGGCCACGGTGGGAGTATTTACGCCattgaaattagcaaagacaACAAATCAGGGCTCTCCTCCCATATAGTCAGGTGTTAAACGTTTACCAGTACAGTCTTGACTAGAACTCACATCCCTTGCCCTATTCCTTTCCTTTGGAATTAAACAGGTCCCCAGATGCCATTTGGGTCATCTTCGCCCCTCCTTTATGACAAATGGACATTCTAACCCTTTGATCATTACTGTAGAAGACCATgatttgttcttcatttttttcttctcattccctGTCAAGAGTGTCGATGCTGCCAAGATTAGAAATCTTGGAAAGGCGGTGCTGGTGAAAGTGTGGGGGAAAGgatgtgggaatgtaaactggcacaACCTTTTTGGAAGGCAGTTTAGTAGCATACTTTGGACAATTTGTTTAATGTCTCTGGacatcactttcctcatctgtaaaatgtggataataatagtatcaacCTGATGGAGTTGTTGTGACGATTAATTAACATGTGAAAAGCAGTCAGAACAATGCACAAATAAGTACTACATAAGTGAGTGATGTAATTAGTATTAGAGGGAAAGATGGAAAGGAGAGAATAAAATTTAACAATGGTTAGCCCTAGGAATAGGCTGGAGGTGCGGAAAATATGAGGACTTCCtttttttatgtttacatttctgaattgttaaaaatgggcaaactaaaccaatttaaaaatagtaaagaaattTAATAAGTCCCAGACATGGCTCAGTCTCGCTGTTTTCCTAAGCAGTTCCCATTGTTAAAGTGCAGCGcgaaatttaaaaattgtccatTTACCCCTCAATAGAGATCAAACGCTGACCTTAAAAGAACACGCTCTCTCTCTCAACATGGCGACTCATCTATGTTCTGTCATTTAGAGACCTTCCAAAGATGGCAGTCCCCTCCTCGCCCCGCCGCCCACACACCGTGAGAGGACCTTCCCAACATGGCGGCAGAAGGCCCAGGCGTCACTTCCTGCGGGACGGCGGATTTAAGGAGCAGAATTTCCGCTTTCGGTCTTTTCCGACGGTGACGACCTCCCCGTGAGAATATGCCTGTGAGTTCCTTGGTGCAGGTTTCCGTGGAGATCTCGCTCTTCTGTCCGCACTCTCCCCTCACGCTGACTTCGGATCGCAGAGGGCTCTCACTTGCTCTCCGCACTTTGCAGAGGCCCGTGGGGCCTCCTGCATAGACAGGAGCGGAAAGGCGATAAGATGGCGGCCCAGCTGCGCAGACAGCAGGGGCGGCGAGGGGCGAGCTCTCCCCGGTGTGTGGCAGTGGGGGCTGTTTTCGATCATCCCGTGTGCGCCGATGGTTTCTAAATCTCTGCATTTCTGCCTCTTTTAGCTCGCAAAGGATCTCCTTCATCCCTCTccagaagaggagaagaggaaacacaAGAAGAAGCGCCTGGTGCAGAGCCCCAATTCCTATTTCATGGATGTGAAATGCCCAGGTGAGGAGATAACTTGCAGTAGTGGGGAAAGCACTGGACCCCAAGGAAAAAGGTATCCTTGAAACGGTTCTGATTTCTTAAAATTTGACTGTTTGAGATGGGTAAAATTTTGCATTTCAGGAACAGTGATCCATAGTGATCTCCCTTCAAAACTTTATGTGCAGACCGTAACATTTCTTTGTGTTGAGAAACACTGGAATGTTACGTTGGGCTTCTGCTGTGGTCATTTATATACTTGCACCTGGAGACAAGGGAGTGGATACGTTGACCAGTTACTGAGCCTCTTCCCTCACCAAATAGAGGATTGTCTATATGTTAACTCTCGGATAGTTTTTTTGGATGATGGTGGTAACGCATTAACAAAAAAATCATAGGTGGGGGCAGATAGTCCAGGTTGCTTTTAAGTTGGCTTTAATGTATACCTGGAGCCAAGTAATCGATTTAGAATAGGAAAGTAGATTTCAAGAATTTACATAACATGTTTGTTTTATAGTTAATACGTGACAGCATATGTTTACATGAATAAAGGTTTGGGGAAAATGGGGTAACTCGCTGTTTTTTCACAGGATGCTATAAAATCACCACCGTCTTTAGCCATGCACAAACAGTAGTTTTGTGTGTTGGCTGCTCTACCGTCCTCTGCCAGCCTACAGGAGGAAAAGCAAGGCTTACAGAAGGTAAATGGTTTAATTAATGTTGTGATTCTGGGGTTTGAATCTTGAGAGAGGTCATGTATAATGTAAATTATCAGGCTGTCTTGCAAAGAGGGTTGGGTTTGAtagtcgtttttttttttctctctctccaaaagCATAATTAGAAAGCACTGATTTCAGTGCTCCTGTCTAAGGCTGGGGTGGATGGGTGATAAAAGGGGCTTCATATGAACTGAAGCTGATGTTGTCTTTAAGTGAGTAGGGAGGAGCTAAAAGAGTTGAGGAAACTACAGATGTAGGTTTCCTGTGGGTATCAGGCATCATTTTGTTTTGTGGGGGTGGGACAGGGTAAGTAGGCTGCTGTCAGTTAACCTTCGGAACTTATTCTTGCAGGGTGCTCTTTCAGACGGAAGCAGCACTAAAAGCCCCTGGAATCAAGATGAATGGGAAACCATCCGAATAAACACATTTTGGATACGTCCTGTTTATTGTCTTGTTTTACTGCTAGGAAGTTCCTACCTCACGTATTCAGGGCCAATCAGAAGAGTGGACTGTAGAGTCATTTGGGGCAAGTAAGTGGCAAATACTTAAAAAGTCCATTTGGGACATTCCTATCCGTAGGCTCATTGAATAAATCTGCAGAGCTTGGTTAAAAACTGGAATGGTATATAAATGGGGTATTTGCTTtcacttttatgttttcttagaaTTAAGAACTGACAGTTGAGCTTTAAAACGCGATCCAGCACACCACTTTAACACAAAACAGCTTAGGATCCTTTATTTACAGTTCTCAGAAGGCTTGTTTGGAGGCTTATGAGTGTAGAGGTTGGTGCTAGGCTCCTGGTCTAGGGCTAGAAATTTCCAGCCCCCTGCAGTTAAGGGGACTTGTCCAAGCAGAGGTTAGTGCCTTGTACTCCAGAGCCAATGTTGTAGCCGACGCTGCACTGGTGGGGGTTTTGGACTCGTGAAGGGAGGGGGAGAACGTGTGGATGTGTAAGAACCTAGAagtaaaggaggaagggagatagATGAAGGGTGAATAAAAGTGAATGAGGATGATACCTGAGCTTTTCAGTGATAAAGATGGTGATTCTTTACCTGGTTGTGGTGCACCTAGAGTTGGTATATAAACAACTGGAACTGTCTGTATCTTGTTTAGGAAGGCATTGTATGCTGGAAAAAGAATAAGGGAGATGTCACCAAAGAGAACTGTTTTCACTGGAGGAAGGCCTTAAGGGGACAAGTATTGCTATAAAAAAAGGCTTCAAATTAAATAATTACACTTACAGGAAATTTTTATTCAATGAATTTTAGAGGTATTCCAACTTCTGGTTGAGAGATGGGGAATGCACGTGTAGATGATAGTACGTGTTGTGTTGCTTGAATCATCTCTAGCTATGTGTTTGAGCAAAACTAGCTATAATCTAAGGTTTAGCAGTAATTTCCACTTCTGAGTGGTATTTATTGGCCACATGCAGTTCATTGCTTCCTAGTAAGTTGGGCGGGATCTTTGGTCCACTAGTGACTAGGGTTAGGGAGGCTAAATCAGTTTCAGTTGCATGTCCCAAATTAGATGTGATAAACAGCTAATTTTCATCCTCATTTAgtttgtgaaataaaatgaaggcAGTTTCCAAGTCAAAAGGCCACGGTGCTGAATATAAGGACTTCTTACCTAGAAAGAGGAAAGCTGTTGGTGCCAACACCGCAAAGAGGGTAAAGAAAATCTGGTAAGAACCCATGAGCTTCTGGAGGACACGTGAATCTTCACATTGATCTACACATTGGCAGAATAAAAGAAGATTATAGTTATCCAGGACAGATGTTGCATTTAAAAACTTGTGTGGTCCTAAGAGTATCTAGCTGAAACAGTCAAAACCCAGCCCTCTAGGAAATTCTTTTGCTTCTTACCAGAGAAAAAGGGGTGAACTGAACTTAGCTCCTCTtaccttttttttggttttttacctCTCTAACAGTGAATTACAATTCTTgagtctcatttcttttcagcttacaaaagaatatttaaattctttgcCACTTTAAAATGCCTGTTACCTTTCCTGTGCACTTTTAACTCCATGTGACTGCTTTCCTTCACCAAGTTTGTGATAGTCTATCACAATCAAAAGGTGATTCAAGTTCTCCTTTTAATCCCTCTAACCTGAATGAAATATTTCGTTGGATCACCAATAACCTCTTAAATGCAGGGGCTACTTGTCCATTTTTATTCAGGTACATTCTGATATGTTTATAAACTTGTCCTCAATAAAACGTCAGACTTCTGTGTTTGAAGCATGCTTGGCGCTTGCCTTTggttatttcaaacttttcagtGTCTAGAAATGAACTCTTCCCTGCCCCACAAAACTGCCTGAATTTAACTGGCCTTCCCAGGTAAACTGTCACCAGGGCCTTGGACCTAGTTCCTATTCTGCATCCCTTACATAGGTCCTCTAACTCTGGGCTCTTAACTGGTCTTACCTCTCACCAGACTCTGTTTCACAACTGTTGTAACAACTTCCCACTGTTTACAAACTGCTTCACTCTGAAGACTAATTTGAGGTTGCTTACTAGTAGAAACAAGACTATATTAATCCTTGATCAGGTCCCACTGTTGGGAGTCCCAGTAAAACTTAGGCACGTTAATTTATAGCACCCCTTTGTTCTGGCTGCATTTAACTAATTCCTGTCTTAGTTGGgccctgtctttttaaaatatttgttatgtatttggctgtgccgggtcttagttgcggctcgcgggatctttttagttgtggcatgtgaactcttagttgcagcatgtggcatctagttccctgaccagggttcgaaccgaggccccctgcattggaagtgtggagtcttagccactgtaccaccagggaagtccctgggccctGTCTTAAATCTGATTTCTGCAAGTAGGGACCGTGCTTGGCACATAACAGTAGGCACACACTTGTATGAATGAGCTGAAGGTTGGATGTTTGTATCTAAAGACTCCCACCCACTCTGATCGTACTGTTACACTGCTTGTCCTTCTTATCTCTAAGAAGTGCAGgggttcttaactttttttttgccatggGCAACTTCAGCAGTCTGATAAAGTCAATGGATCCCAActcaatgtttttaaatgcaaaagaTAAAATGTAGGAATAAAGGAAACCAATTAATATCAAGAGTTGATGAAAATAGGGAAAAAGCCTAATTTGTAATATACAGTTAGCAAAATGTTCAAAGGCCTAATTTGTGATACAGTAGTATGTGTGCTCTATTAATAAAAAACTTGTAGCTTTAGGTCTGATAACTACTGTAATTTTGATGtaattttgaaatgaaatgttttGAGATGTGACAGTTGGAACATGAGAACATCTATGGTTTCCCTTGGTGACAAAGTCACATATAATACCGCTGTGATTTGTTGCTTATACTCATAATCAATGGAAATGCTAACTTTCAGTTAGAGGttaattgaaaataaagatgcaattttttttccccattcaagGCATGGACACCTTGAGTTCTATCTGTGGACCTTTGTGGAGATCCATGAACTCTAGATTTAAAAACtgctctcagggcttccctggtggcgcagttgttgagagtccgcctgccgatgcaggggacacgggttcgtgccctggtccgggaagatcccacatgc belongs to Pseudorca crassidens isolate mPseCra1 chromosome 2, mPseCra1.hap1, whole genome shotgun sequence and includes:
- the RPS27 gene encoding small ribosomal subunit protein eS27, encoding MPLAKDLLHPSPEEEKRKHKKKRLVQSPNSYFMDVKCPGCYKITTVFSHAQTVVLCVGCSTVLCQPTGGKARLTEGCSFRRKQH